The genomic region TATGCTTTGCAAGAACAATTTGCCAAGCACTCCTGCCTACACACTTCATTACTTATACGTGCTTCCAGTCGAGCTGCTATTGATGTGTCTGGAAATTTAACGCTTGTCACCTGCACAAACCCATCTCCATTCCCACACTTAGAAACTTCCTTTCGTTTACTCACACATCCATCTGACCCATCATTCTGGTTCCACTCATTGATAGATTTTGGTTCAAAACCGGGTAGACAGTCACACTCAAACAGACTGATATTGTCAAGGTAACATTTGCTGTTGGCACCACAATGTCCGTACCAGTCACACTGTAATTTCGGTTCAGCATAGCTTTGCTTCCATTGACGGTCTCCATCACTCCATAAAAGGAACTGTAACTCAGAACCATTCAAAGTTGTTCTCGCAATTCCATTGATTTTATTCATGAAATAATAAGTTTCCTCTTGATTAATGACCAAACTAGCAGCGGGCCCTGGAGCGCTTCGCCAATACTTACTCAAACCTTTATATGTAAAAAATTGGGGGAAAGAAGTCTGATTTTGATAGAGCCTATGTGTATATTCCCCAGCTGCAGGGTCATCATGTGACTTCCAAGATGTTAAAACCCATTCTAGCCCAGTTTTCCAATTCACCCCAAGTTTCATACCTGGAAGTAGAGTATCTGTAGGATGATCAAAACTCTGCCATATAAATATATCATTATTATCATCCTGGAACACAACAAAATTTCCTGTATCCAAAAGCTGTGCTGATAAAGTGCTAGTGTTAACATTCTTGACCGACCGCGTCACATTAGTAAACCAAAGCGTGCTCTTCATGTTATGAGCATAAAGGACAAATTCTCCATACCTGTTGATTGTGAGCACACCAGAGCTATCATTAATGGGGTTGTTCCTGTTTGCAACCCACACCACTATTTTTTGAGATAATCTAGTCTCAGAATACCAAATTCCAACGTACCGGTTGCTAGAATTTCCAGGGCCGAAGAAACCCAACTCAAACTTCCTTTCTCTGGACACTAAATAGTCTCCATCAACATCCCTCAATTGGTCTTCATTCCCTCTAATGGTGTCCCTGGAACTGCAGAACTGAAAGAGGAGGGAGAGAAGCAAAGCTTTCAAAAACATTTTCTCTGCACTCTCAAATGTGTAGTAATGAACCAATGGCATATTTTTCCTCATTTTCATAATTGGAGCTGGTGAGTAATGAGATAAAATCGCTTTACATTGATCTTCTGGACTTCTACTTTGAAGTTTCCCGAACAATGACTCGTCTAATAGCAGTCATTCTGGGCTCAACTCCTGTCCAAGTCTTGATGCCCTGCTGGTGATTAACAGATTAATGCTGCTAAATCAAGAAAATAATTTGCTTTTTAAATACTTGTTAATTTTCAGATCCTGAAAAACCACAAAATAAGCGGGACATTTTTCTATATTAAATAAAATATTAAATTGAGTTTGCCCCCTCGTACTTTAGATCAATCATCAGTTTAGTCCCATATCATTTTTTTTAATAACATTGATCCTTGAAGTTTTATTTCACATCAGTTTAGTCCAATTTTTGAATTGTCCTCCTTACTATAACGTCATGTGCTGAGTTGTCCGCGACATAAGGGCCCAGTTTCTGACTTAAAAAGGCAAAATAGTCATTTTATCATATACCAAAATGAAAAGAACAACATACAGTTCATCATCAATCCTTCAACTCCCTCCGTTTCTGGAATTTAAGCAACATAATAACTTAACTCTGTTCCAATGCTATTGTCAAGCTCAATCAAACCCAGAAAATCTCAACTCCTCTATTCTTAATTAAACCACCCTGCACAATAATTGAACACTACCAAAATCCCAGAACTCCAACTTCTTCAATCTCATCCCAAAATCAAAACTGACTATCTCATACAAATTTAGTATATATACTAACAAAGCCGGAAACCAATTCCTTCAACCCCCACCGCCGCCGTGAACGTCACTCACGGCGGTCCTCCTCTGCCTAAAACCCAAATTCTCCCAAACATCACCAAACTCAATTCCAATTATATACAGAGGTAGAGCTTGAAGAGAATATCAAGGTTCATACCTCAATTGCCTTCGACGGTGGCCAGAAAACACATAAATTCGCCGAAAAACTGCTTAAACTTCAATTAATCGATTCTCAGTCATGGAGGCTCCTCTAAAGAAATCGAGACCACATATAGAATGGGGATGGCGAGACTAAGCTATCCACACCAGTCACGCTCGCCGCCGTGATCGGAATCGGATATCCGATCGGAGAGGCAGTCACCTTCTCTCCTCCGATTCTCTTTTAGCAGCGCTCCTACATGAAATCTGACACAACAAAGACATCGGGGATGGCGAGAAGAAGCCCTGGCCACTGATGGGACGCTGAGAGACGGCCGGATGACGGAAGGGAGCGCTGAGCTCCGTCGCAGCTCGAGACGGGGTATGGGACTCCGACCAACAGAGAGTGGAGAGTTCGTTATATTGATGAGGGCAATATATGATACAATGACTATTTTGCCCTTTTAAGTCAGAAACTAGGCTCTTGTGTCGCGGACAACTCAGTGCATGACATCATGGTAAGGAGGGCAATTCAAAAATTAGACTAAACTGACGTGAAATAGAACTTCAAGGACCAACGTTATTAAAAAAAAGATATGGGACCAAACTAATTATTGACTTAAAGTACGAGGGGCAAACTGAATTTAATCTTTAAATAAAAACCGTAATAATAATGGTATCAGAAAACATGTGTAGGTCTGCAAATGGGAGTCTTGACGACTATGATTGATACTTGTTAACTTTTTTTACTTGGCAGCAATTATTGGGAACTTAAGATAATCAAGAACATGGTTCAATTATTAATTAAAACTTGGTTTATTAACACTTCAACATCTTTGGCCAGATATTATTAAGGAATTTTTGTATTCATGGTAATCAAGGGGATTTTGATATAGTTCATATGAAGGTTCTCTCATTTTGGAGCTGAAGGTAAATTGATTAAATTCATAGAGTTATAAGAATTGTAGACTTTGACTCTAAAAATAGACCAAGTCTTCAGGGAATTTCCCAAAAGCAAAAGGCTAATTAATATTACATGAAGAAGCTACATTTTTGACTCATGATGTATATAGGTTGATCAACAGCACAAAACACAATCACAAACAGCATCAATCAATAGAAAACTAGCTAGGTACTTGTGGTTATTGAATTATGGAGTTCTTTTTTGTGTATATATGATTAATTACTTGTAAATGTGATAGAATTCTGTAGATATCTTTTCCTATTAGGATATCTTTTTCAATTAGGACTCGTCTTGTAAAGTTATATTGACCCCAAAATTGGGATGAATGAAATCATCTAATTCACCATGAATATCTTTCTTCTGTGGTTACCTCAAGAATAACCTCAATAATGTTTAGCATTCGTATTCTAGATGAATAGAAGATCGAAACTGTGATAACGGTATAAAACACATCATATTGCACACAGCCGGGATCACAGACAGACGTTCGCAAACCCGTAAAAATGCGGACGTCCCTGCTCTTGCAGCGATTAAGCGCCGACGACGTCCCTTCTCTTGCCAGACGGACACCAGAGGCATCCCGGACCTGTTTAACATGAAGATGAAGGTCATGGAGATCGGAGTTGAAGGTCTGGGCAGCAACCTCCACCCAAAACTTCAGACAACATCAATCTCGGCTGCAAACTGGTATTCGGCGAGTCCGCCGGCAAGAGGAAGCTCACGATCAAGGTCTAGTGTCCGTCCCGGGAAGAGAAGGGCCGTCGTCGGCGCTTGATCGCTGCAAAAGCAGGGACGTCCGCACTTTTACGGGTTTGCGGACATCCTCTTCTGATCTGTCTAATACTGCATAATAATTTCTTTTTCTTTTCTTAAGACTTATGGTTACTCTTTTAAAAACTAGTTTAGTTTCTCTGAATTGATGCTCCAAAGAAAAAAAAAAAAAAAATAACTTTGAATGTTAAAGAAGCCAAATGAATGCATGCATGTGATAACTCACGCACCCTGACTGTTCTTCTCATGGACTTGGCTTTTGCACCAAGTCTTCCTCTTTCACAATCACCACCAACTGAAAAGTCTCAATCTGTTGGTTTGTCAACGTTTACCTCTATCCTCTCAACCACAAACCATTTCTTCTTCTTTGATGGCTAGCCAGGAACAGTGGACCAATCTTTGAACGAATCCTAGAGCCAAAATTATACAGCAAATAAATCCTTCCTGCAATAATCAAATAGATAATCAAAGAGCACAATAATATATATTGGTTAAAATGGTTCATGATTAGCCTCAGCTATTAAGTGTGAAAGGGAGAAACCTACCGTCTTGACTTTCTGTGACTTGTTTGTCCAAAGATTGGATTTTTCTAAGACCCAGGCCACTACTGAGAAATATGTATGATAATGCAAGGTTAACCTTTAAATAAGATAAGTTAAAGTGACTAACTACCACACGTCTGGTTGAAAGCGTCTAATTTCATGAGAAATTTCCTAAGTGGATTTCAAGCTGTAAAAGCACAGCAGCTCCAAAGATTGACGACAGCTACCATGATCTCAGTTTTCTTTGGAAATTCGAACGACAACGTTCCAAGTTTGATGATCTCTAGTCTTTCTAGAAATGCATTCATTTTCTTTCCTCAATTCCCAAGCTTTGTGACATTGATAGGTATACGAGACGTAGTGGCAAAGACTAAAACTTTTGCATATGTTTTGGACTTGGAGACTATCATGTCACTAGATGTTCAAAGTCTTAAAGGGTGAGGGTGCACTATTGCATACTAAAGCATGATATTTCTGTGACAATATTTTCTCCCATTTGGACCTTGTGGTGGTCCCGAGTTGATTTTTCAATTAACAAATAATGAATGTGATTAGCCTCACTCTCAAGCAAAACAGAGCTCCTTTCAACAACCATATGATCTGTTCTTGCAGTTATGGATTCTCCAAAAGGCCTGCTGAATGCATTATTGCTTCAGCTCCTTCTTCTCCAGATCTCCACTTCTTTAGACACCATCAGTTTCAACCAAACCATCAAAGATGGCGAGTTTCTGGTCTCGAAAAATGATACCTTTGTGCTTGGTTTCTTTAGCCCCGGCACTTCTAGCAACTGGTACGTTGGTATATGGTACAAGTTCTCACCAGACTTGGTTGTTTGGGTGGCTAACAGAGACAACCCTGTCAATGACACCACAGGAGTTCTCACAGTTGGTTCTGATGGAAATCTAGTGCTACTTCGAAATAACAGTCTAGGCCTGCGTCTGTGGTCAACTAGTGTTTCTGTCTCATCATCAAGTAACAACACTATAGCAGCACAGCTACTGGATTCAGGAAACTTTGTTTTGGTCCAACAAGGAAATCAGAACGTTTTGTGGCAAAGCTCGGATCATCCTACACATATTCTTCTGGCAAGTATGAAACTTGGGTTCGACAGGAAAAAAGGCATCAATCGGTTTATAACTTCTTGGAACTCAAACAATGACCCGGGGACTGGAAATTGTTCATTGAGGATGGAACCAAATGGGTCTCCTCAGTTGATCTTGTACAAAAATGAGGCAAAGTGGTGGCGGTCGGGTCAATGGAATGGGATTCAGTGGGGTGGCATACCAGGAATGACCCGGAACAATGTGTTCAACATTAGTTTTATCAACAATCAGAACGAGGTTTCTGTGAGATGGAAAGTTCTTGACCCTTCAATTTACTCTGTAATAGTGGTAGATGGGTCTGGACAGATACAACAGCTAGTATGGCAGGGAAAGCAGCACGGCTGGGTTCCAGTTTGGTCAGCACCAATGGATGCTTGTGACAGCTATGGGAAGTGTGGTCCATTTGGGAATTGTAATCCCTACACTGTTAGTGGGTTCAATTGTACATGTTTTCCAGGATATGAACCCAACTCACCTCAAGATTGGGATATAAGAGACGGATCAGGTGGGTGCAAGAGGCAGGAGGGGTCAATATCAATGTGTAGAAATGGCGAAGGGTTTGTGAAGATGGATAATGTGAAGGTTCCAGATACTTCTGCAATCAAATTAGAAACAAGTTGGAGTTTGGAAGCGTGTGAGAAGGAGTGTTTAAGTAACTGCTCGTGCTTGGCGTATGGGGTTGCAGATGTGAGGAATGGTGGGAGTGGATGCATGACATGGTACGGAGATCTCATGGATACTAAGCAGTTTACAGAAGGAGGAGAGGCTTTGTATGTAAGAGCTGATGCAATAGTTTCAGGTACTCTTTTTACTGAGGCTTGAGAAAAATACTAGTTAAACTATTACTAAGTTTTTTTTTTTTTTTTTTCAGCTCAGTATACAAATAAGTCAGGAGGAGAGTCCTCTGCCAACAATAAGAAACTAGCCATTATATTGGCACTGTCAATTTCTGTTACCTCATTTCTCATCATTGCTGTTTTATGTTGGTTTAAGAGAAGGAGAAATAAAGGTATGAAAAGATTTTGCCCTTTTACCCATCTTGTAAATTCATTTTACAGATTTCTATCGGCTCAAGTTTCAATATGATGTGCATGTCAACTACTTATGCCAGCACTGTCATTGTTGTAAACCATTTCCTAGAGGAAACTGTTTGTTACTTCCTAAAATTGCAAAAATGTTATGAGTGAAACAGGGAGAAGAGGACAGCCAAAATTGCTGCATGATATTGCTTCTGGTTCAAGAAGCCGTGAAGACTTGTCAAATGAAAAAAATGTTGATGAACAAAGAGGAAAGGCAGATTTACCGGTTTTTGATCTAAGCACCATAGTTGAAGCCACAAAGGAGTTCTCTTCTGCTAACATGCTTGGACATGGTGGCTTTGGCATAGTCTATAAGGTACGTTCCCTGAAACATTTTGATACATTAGTCCAGTGATAAGTTCAAAAATTACAATGATCAGAAATTTTCATAACATTTTGAGACTGGACTGTGATTTCAGGGAAATCTACCTGATGGACAGGAGATAGCTGTCAAAAGATTATCAAGAAATTCAGGACAAGGTGTAGAAGAATTCAAGAATGAAGTAAGGCTTATAGCAAAACTACAACATAGAAATCTTGTGAGGCTTTTTGGTTGCTGCATAGATAAAGAAGAGCGAATGCTAATTTATGAATACATGCCAAACCGAAGCTTGGACTTGTTCATTTTTGGTATGCAATCTCTGAAGCCTGCTATATACTTTCACATAACACATACAATCATCAGATATCAAATGCACTTTCATCATTGTCTGACACAAAGGTTTTCTGTTCTGGTTTAGATAAAAACAAAAGGTCATTGTTGGATTGGAGAAAGCGATTTCAAATTATTATTGGGATTGCTCGGGGAGTCCTATATCTTCATCAAGATTCAAGACTGAAAATAATCCATAGGGATCTGAAAGCAAGCAATGTGCTATTGGATTCTTCACTGAACCCAAAAATATCAGACTTTGGCATGGCAAGAATGTTTGGAGATGACCAAATCGAAGCAAATACAAACAGAGTCGTTGGCACATAGTAAATCTCTCTCTATCTTTCACAATTCCCTCGATTCCTAACCATAAACATAGATACATGATGTACAAATGAAATGGATAGTCACAGTATTTACATATCAATGTTGTGTCATTGGCTCATTGCAGTGGTTACATGTCACCCGAGTATGCTATGGATGGACTGTACTCAACAAAATCTGATGTGTTTAGCTTTGGAGTGTTAGCACTGGAGATTATTTGTGGCAAGAAGAACAATTTCCAATTCGAAGACTCCTCCCTGAATTTGGTTGGACAAGTAAGTACACAGATATGTTCATAGATTTCAGATGACAAACTTGCCCTGTAAATTGTCAATCTAAATATTACTCTCAAAACCATTTCAGATATGGGACTTGTGGATAGAAGGAAAAGGCTTGGACATAGTTGATTCATCATTGGGTCAGTCATATCCTACTCATGAAGCTATGAGATGCATCCAAATTGGGCTTTTATGTGTGCAAGAAAATGCAATAGATCGACCAACAATGTTGGAGGTGGTATTCATGCTGGGGAATGAAACTACTCTACAACGTCCGAAAAAGGCAGCATTTAGTTTTAAGAATAATGCTCCCGATTCTTCAACATCTAGAGGAGCTTCTTCTGTAAATGATGTAACAGTTACAGTTATAGAAGCTCGTTGAGTTTCCAGGATTCTATAAATTAATTTTGACATTAATGTTTCAACTTACTCAAATAGAATTATTTGTACATGAATATTTGTCATAGGAGCTCATTATAATTCCAGCTGATCTTCCTATCTTTATTAGATAAGGGCTTCACACAAAATTAATCATTTATAGTTCAGTCAGAAATAGAGTATAGCAGATTACCTTTTCAACAATATATTTAGAAATGAGTTTGTTTCATGACCCGCACCAATTGAATAGGTCCAGAGTGCCTCCTCTGCTTTAAAGACCAAAATGCAGACCTATAATAACAAATAAACATCACATGGCTAGACTAAATTACACAGTACTTGATGCAATAAATCAGTTTTTAGAAAGAAATATAAACAGTAAAAATTATAATAAATAACTAATTAAAAATTTAAATAACCTAAGTTGAGTAAAAATCACCTAACAGTGCAGTTTAAATAGAGTAACTCTTTTTTTTT from Fragaria vesca subsp. vesca linkage group LG3, FraVesHawaii_1.0, whole genome shotgun sequence harbors:
- the LOC101314930 gene encoding G-type lectin S-receptor-like serine/threonine-protein kinase At1g11410-like encodes the protein MDSPKGLLNALLLQLLLLQISTSLDTISFNQTIKDGEFLVSKNDTFVLGFFSPGTSSNWYVGIWYKFSPDLVVWVANRDNPVNDTTGVLTVGSDGNLVLLRNNSLGLRLWSTSVSVSSSSNNTIAAQLLDSGNFVLVQQGNQNVLWQSSDHPTHILLASMKLGFDRKKGINRFITSWNSNNDPGTGNCSLRMEPNGSPQLILYKNEAKWWRSGQWNGIQWGGIPGMTRNNVFNISFINNQNEVSVRWKVLDPSIYSVIVVDGSGQIQQLVWQGKQHGWVPVWSAPMDACDSYGKCGPFGNCNPYTVSGFNCTCFPGYEPNSPQDWDIRDGSGGCKRQEGSISMCRNGEGFVKMDNVKVPDTSAIKLETSWSLEACEKECLSNCSCLAYGVADVRNGGSGCMTWYGDLMDTKQFTEGGEALYVRADAIVSAQYTNKSGGESSANNKKLAIILALSISVTSFLIIAVLCWFKRRRNKGRRGQPKLLHDIASGSRSREDLSNEKNVDEQRGKADLPVFDLSTIVEATKEFSSANMLGHGGFGIVYKGNLPDGQEIAVKRLSRNSGQGVEEFKNEVRLIAKLQHRNLVRLFGCCIDKEERMLIYEYMPNRSLDLFIFDKNKRSLLDWRKRFQIIIGIARGVLYLHQDSRLKIIHRDLKASNVLLDSSLNPKISDFGMARMFGDDQIEANTNRVVGTYGYMSPEYAMDGLYSTKSDVFSFGVLALEIICGKKNNFQFEDSSLNLVGQIWDLWIEGKGLDIVDSSLGQSYPTHEAMRCIQIGLLCVQENAIDRPTMLEVVFMLGNETTLQRPKKAAFSFKNNAPDSSTSRGASSVNDVTVTVIEAR